The following DNA comes from Bradyrhizobium sp. SK17.
CAATGCCGTCGCCCCGATAAGGGCGGCATCAACCCGATCAAGAACAGTTGGGACGTCGAGAGAGAGTTTCCGGTTACTCGCCCCGACAACGGAAATGTTCGACAACACGCTGAAACAGTGGCCGAAGGAGCGACCAATGGCAACCGAAAGGTAAGACAGTAATGATCCGGAATTGCCTTCCTCACGAAATGCGGGGCTTCCGCACGCGGACGCCGGAGTCATCACCCGCTACCTGGCGACGCCATACACGTCGCCAGCCCAATCGACCGCTCACAGCGCGAGGACGATGGTAAGCCTCGTTACCGCGCGTGAGCTTGGCGTTCCTTACGACAGCGCCTTCAAGGCCGCCCTGCCCGCGTATTTCGCCTGGCTACCGAGTTGCTGCTCGATGCGCAGCAGCTGGTTGTACTTGGCGGTACGGTCGGAGCGCGCCAGCGAGCCGGTCTTGATCTGCCCGCAATTGGTGGCGACAGCGAGGTCGGCGATCGTGGAGTCCTCGGTCTCGCCGGAGCGGTGCGACATCACGGCGGTGTAGCCGGCCTTGTAGGCCATCTCGATCGCCGCCAGCGTCTCGGTCAGCGTGCCGATCTGGTTGACCTTGACCAGGATCGAGTTGGCGCGGCCATGCTTGATGCCGTCGGCGAGCCGGGTGACGTTGGTGACGAACAGATCGTCGCCGACCAGCTGGCACTTGTTGCCGATCGCGTCCGTCAGCTCCTTCCAGCCCTCCATGTCGTCTTCCGACATGCCGTCCTCGATGGTGACGATCGGATAGCGGCCGACCAGATCGGCGAGATACTTCACCTGCTCGGAACGCGAGCGGGTCTTGTTCTCGCCGCCATAGACGTAGGAGCCTTCCTTGAAGAACTCGGTGGAGGCGCAGTCGAGGCCGAGCACGACGTCGTCGCCCGCCTTGTAGCCGGCCTTGCCGATCGCGTTCATGACGAATTCGAGCGCGGCATCGGCCGACGGCAGGTTCGGCGCGAAGCCGCCTTCGTCGCCGACATTGGTGTTGTGGCCGGCCTTCTTCAGCTCGCCGCGCAGCGTGTGGAAGATTTCCGAGCCGCAGCGCAGCGCTTCGGCGAAGCTGCTGGCGCCGACCGGCAGGATCATGAACTCCTGGAAGTCGATCGGGTTGTCGGCATGCACTCCGCCATTGATGATGTTCATCATCGGCACCGGCAATGTCCGCGCCGAGGTGCCGCCGACATAGCGATACAGCGGCATGTCGAAGGATTCCGCGGCAGCCTTGGCGCAGGCCAGCGAGACGCCGAGGATGGCGTTGGCGCCCAGCCGGCTCTTGTTCGGCGTGCCGTCGAGCTCGATCATGATCTGGTCGATCGCGACCTGCTCCTCGACGGCCTGGTCGCTGAGTGCCTCGAAGATCTCGCCATTGATGGCGGCGACCGCCTTCTCGACACCCTTGCCGAGATAGCGCGACTTGTCGCCGTCGCGCAGTTCCACCGCCTCATGGGCGCCGGTGGAAGCCCCCGACGGCACCGCCGCGCGGCCAATCGACCCATCCTCCAGCACCACATCGACCTCGACCGTGGGGTTGCCGCGGCTATCCAGGATTTCGCGGCCGATGATGTCGACGATGTCAGTCATGAGAACCTCTTTTGGCAGTGCGGGGGGCAGATGGCGGTGCTTCTACCGCAATGCATCGAGGGGGAAAAGGCCGGGTGACGGGCGCCCCCGCATTGGATAAGAGGACGCCACGGAGACCCCCTGATGGCAAAGAAATCCACCAAATCAACCACCTCCCCCGACCTCCAGCTCGGCCGCGCGGTGCAATGGCCCGACGCGCCGGAAAAGGCGCAGCTCGACCGCGTGCCCAACCCACAGGCTAGTACCGATTATCTGGTACGCTTCACGGTGCCGGAATTCACCTCGATCTGCCCGGTGACGGGCCAACCGGATTTCGCCCATCTGGTGATCGACTTCGTGCCGGGCCGCTGGCTCTTGGAATCCAAATCACTGAAGCTGTTTGCCGCGAGCTTCCGCAACCATGGCGCATTCCACGAGGATTGCACCGTCATGATCGGCAAGCGGATCGCCGACGAGATCAAGCCGAAATGGCTGCGGATCGGCGGCTACTGGTACCCGCGCGGCGGCATCCCGATCGACGTGTTCTTCCAGACCGGCCGGTTGCCGAAGGGCATCTGGGTCCCGGACCAGGGCGTCGCGACGTATCGCGGGCGGGGCTAGGGCGGCCCCCTTTAACCTTCGCTTCAACTCTGCTTCGCTACGGTCGTGTGGACTTTCTTATGCAACCTGCAGGCCACACGTGAATGACACTTCCAATTCGGCCACCTTTGACGCTCGTCAACTTCGCTTCTGGCTAGCAACCCTTTCTCCCGGCGATCTGTCTGTAAATGAAGGCGCGGCAGCTCACCCCGGAAGCCTGATGATCACCAGCATCGGAAGCCCCAATGATGCGTTGTGGTCGCAGATGGAACGCGCGGGTTGGGCGCAACAGATCGCGGGCGATGACCTCTCCATCGCGGGCGTAGCGAGTACCTACGCTTTCACGGAGCTGGGCGCGCATGCAGTGACGAAGGCACTCACCGAACTCGCCTCCTGGAATGCCGAGGTAATGGCGTTATTCAAGGGATTCGACGCGCCGGAGCACGTGCGACAGCTCAGCGGTGTCTTTAGCCGATTGTTCCTTCGAACAGAGGCCCAACTCGCCATCGCAAAGAAAACGACTCCCGCAACAGAGGAAGGTCTGGTTCGGCAGCGTGACTACGTCCTGGCACTGGACGAGATCAGCAAGGGCGTCCGGATGGCGGGGCAGTACATCATCGAGGCCCTTGCGCTTGGTCCGGACAGCGACCTTGGTCGAGTCCGCGTAGAGCGAAGCACGGCCGGCCTGCGCTATGCGGAACAATGTCTGACGGAATGGGCAGCCGAGATGCGCACTCAGCAATCCGACAGTTCGTCGCCGTCGTCCTGATCTAAGCCTCGACATCCGGCCGCGCCGCCGCATCCGTCGGTCGCGTCTGCTTCAAAAATCTCGCGCAGATAAATCCGAGCACCACCATCACCGCCGCGGCCGAGACCAGCGTTGCGGTCTTGCCGGCATGTTGCAGCCCAAAACCGTAGGCGATCGGGCCGACGGTCTGGCCCATGAAGAAGAAGAACGAGTGCAGCGACAGCGCGGTGGCGCGCGCCTCGACCGAGAGCTCGCTGGCGAACACCTGCAAGCAGCCGTGGATCATGTAGAAGCCGAGGCCCATCACCATGAGGCCCGCCATCTGCAATTTCCAGTGCGGCCCGAAAGCGACGCCGACTAATTGAATTGCCACCAGCGTCGCACCCGCGATCATCATCCCCCTCACCCCGATCAGCGGCAGCATCCGCGCCACCGTCAGCGTGTAGAGCAGTCCGCCGATCGCAAAGCCCGCGATCACGATGCCGGCGATCGACAGCGAGGTCTCGCCGAGCTCGAACAGGAACGAGGCGATGAAGGGAAACAGCCCAAGGACGCAGCAGCCTTCGATGAAGACAGCCGAGTAGCAGATGCGCGCGTTCGGATTGGTGAAGATGGTGCGATAGCCGTGGCGCAGCGCCTTCAGGCTGGTGCGCGGCGGACGGTTCAGCGCGGCGCCGCGGAAGCCGGCTGCGACCGCGAGCGCGACGATGATCACAAGGCCGCCGAGCACCGCGAGTACGCCGCGCCAGCCGAGGAAGTCACCGATCAGGCCGGAGGCCGTGGCGCCCAGCAGATTGCCGGTCATCGAGCCTGCGAGAGTCCGCCCGATCGCAAGCTGCCGCTTGTCCGGCCCGACCAGGTCGCTGGTCAGCGACAGCGCCACCGGAAACACCCCGCCCGAGCCGATGCCGGCCAGGATGCGGGTCACGAACAGCATCGGGAACGAGGTCGACAGCGCGCCGAGAATGCTGGCGACGCCGAGCAGTCCGAGGCAGATCGTCATCAGGCGCGCCTTGCCGAACAGATCGGCGGCGGCGCCGATCGCCGGCTGGATGATTGCGAAAGTGAAGGCGAACACCGCGGCAAAGCTCGCCGCAGTCGCGATGCTGACGCCGAAATCGTCGGCGACATGCGGCAGCACCGGATCGAGCGCGCGCACCGACAGGCTCGCCGCGAAGGTCGCCAGCGTGATCACGTTGAGAACCGGCGGCATGCCGCTCTTTGCGGTCATGTCGCGGTCCGTCTGTCAGGTTGCGGTCTTGGCGAGCGCGTCGAACTGCATCAGCCGCCTGACGAGGGCTTCGAAGTCGCGCAGCGGCACCATGTTCGGACCGTCCGACGGCGCGTGATCCGGATCGGGATGGGTCTCGATGAACACGCCGGCGACGCCGACTGCGACCGCGGCGCGCGCCAGCACCGGCACGAACTCACGCTCGCCGCCCGACGAGGTGCCCTTGCCGCCCGGCTGCTGCACCGAATGGGTGGCGTCGAAGATCACGGGCGCACCGGTGGTGCGCGCAAGGATCGGCAGCGCGCGCATGTCGGAGACCAGCGTGTTGTAGCCGAACGACGCGCCGCGCTCGGTGACCAGCACGTTGGCATTGCCGGCGCCGGTGATCTTGCTGACCACATTGGCCATATCCCACGGCGCCAGGAACTGGCCCTTCTTGACGTTGACGACCTTGCCGGTCGCAGCCGCAGCCAGCAGCAGGTCGGTCTGCCGGCACAGGAAGGCCGGGATTTGCAGCACGTCGACCGCCTGCGCCACCTCGGCGCACTGGCTGGCTTCGTGCACGTCGGTCAGCACCGAAAGCCCGAGCGACGAGCGGATCTCGGCGAAGATCGGCAGCGCCTGCGCAAGCCCGATGCCGCGCGCCGCGGTCGCGCTGGTGCGGTTCGCCTTGTCGAACGAGGTCTTGTAGACGAGGCCGATCTTCAGCCGCGCCGCGATCTCCTTCAACGCGGAGGCGACTTCAAGCGCATGTGCGCGGCTCTCCAGCTGGCAGGGACCGGCGATGATCGAGATGGGCGAGGCGTTGCCGAATTCGGCCGATCCGACGGCAACGATCGGCGCGGCGGCCCGCGCGGAAACCTGGTTGGTCAAAATGCTGCATCCTTTTGGCCTGCGACCATGCAATCCCGCGCGGGGCGGATCAAGCCGTCCCGCGCGATGAGGGGGTTGCGCTGGCGCCGTGGGTGCGCCGTGCTATCACAATCCTGCCCTATCAGCCCCTATAGACTGCCGCGGAACAGATTCCCAAGACCGGATTTCAGACCGGATTTCAAGACCGGATCGTACGAGGAACGCGATGCGCATTTCGCTGGTGCTCGGAGCCGCGGCCGCCCTGTCGGCAATATCGGGACTGGCCCATGGCCAGGCCAACAGCCAGCCCGGCGTCGTCACCAGCGGCGCCGCCGGCGTCACCATCAACGGCAAGCCGGCCGCGCGCAGCGGCGATACCACCAGCAATGGCGGCCCGCTGGTCGAGGGCGTGCCCAACGTGCTGATCAACGGCAAGCCGGCGGTGGTCATGGGCGACCGCACGCATTGTGGCGGCAAGACCACCTCGGGCAGCCACGGCGTCTTCATCAACGGCAAGCCGATGGTCCGCGAAGGCGATCAAACCTCGGGTTGCCCGCAATAGCCGTCGCAGGGGGCGCGACAAGACCAATCATCGCGCCCTCAACTCCGCGCCCGTGCTACTTCACCGACGAGAACGCGGTCGGCACCAGCAGCTGGTTTTCGATGGTGAGAACGATCTGGCCGTCCTCCTCGGTCTTGGCGCGCGCGGCGAGCCATTCCGGGTCGGTTGCGAACGCCGTCCATTTTGTCTCGCGCTCGGCCAGCGATTCCCAGGCCAGCAGATAGGTCAGGTCCTGGTTGGATTCGCCGACCAGCGTCGTGAAGAAGCCGGCCTGCCTGATGCCGTGCTTGTCCCAGAGCTTCAGCGTGACGGTTTCGAAGCGCTTCAGCAGCGCCAGCAAGCGGCCCGGCAGGCAGCGATAGACGCGGGTCTCGTAGATCATTGGCGGTCCTCCCAGATGGTTGTGCGGGCGGTTATACCGAGCGGGTTCCAGACTGTCTTGAGGGGGTGACAACATGGCACCCCTGCTCGCCCGCGGCGGCCATTCCCGCAATGTTGTTGCAATGTTACTTGCCCTAGAACCAGCCGTGGGAGCAGGACGAAGAACACATGCGGATACTGCTGGTTGAAGACGAGGCCGAGAT
Coding sequences within:
- the eno gene encoding phosphopyruvate hydratase, giving the protein MTDIVDIIGREILDSRGNPTVEVDVVLEDGSIGRAAVPSGASTGAHEAVELRDGDKSRYLGKGVEKAVAAINGEIFEALSDQAVEEQVAIDQIMIELDGTPNKSRLGANAILGVSLACAKAAAESFDMPLYRYVGGTSARTLPVPMMNIINGGVHADNPIDFQEFMILPVGASSFAEALRCGSEIFHTLRGELKKAGHNTNVGDEGGFAPNLPSADAALEFVMNAIGKAGYKAGDDVVLGLDCASTEFFKEGSYVYGGENKTRSRSEQVKYLADLVGRYPIVTIEDGMSEDDMEGWKELTDAIGNKCQLVGDDLFVTNVTRLADGIKHGRANSILVKVNQIGTLTETLAAIEMAYKAGYTAVMSHRSGETEDSTIADLAVATNCGQIKTGSLARSDRTAKYNQLLRIEQQLGSQAKYAGRAALKALS
- the queF gene encoding preQ(1) synthase, with product MAKKSTKSTTSPDLQLGRAVQWPDAPEKAQLDRVPNPQASTDYLVRFTVPEFTSICPVTGQPDFAHLVIDFVPGRWLLESKSLKLFAASFRNHGAFHEDCTVMIGKRIADEIKPKWLRIGGYWYPRGGIPIDVFFQTGRLPKGIWVPDQGVATYRGRG
- a CDS encoding MFS transporter, coding for MTAKSGMPPVLNVITLATFAASLSVRALDPVLPHVADDFGVSIATAASFAAVFAFTFAIIQPAIGAAADLFGKARLMTICLGLLGVASILGALSTSFPMLFVTRILAGIGSGGVFPVALSLTSDLVGPDKRQLAIGRTLAGSMTGNLLGATASGLIGDFLGWRGVLAVLGGLVIIVALAVAAGFRGAALNRPPRTSLKALRHGYRTIFTNPNARICYSAVFIEGCCVLGLFPFIASFLFELGETSLSIAGIVIAGFAIGGLLYTLTVARMLPLIGVRGMMIAGATLVAIQLVGVAFGPHWKLQMAGLMVMGLGFYMIHGCLQVFASELSVEARATALSLHSFFFFMGQTVGPIAYGFGLQHAGKTATLVSAAAVMVVLGFICARFLKQTRPTDAAARPDVEA
- the kdsA gene encoding 3-deoxy-8-phosphooctulonate synthase, producing MTNQVSARAAAPIVAVGSAEFGNASPISIIAGPCQLESRAHALEVASALKEIAARLKIGLVYKTSFDKANRTSATAARGIGLAQALPIFAEIRSSLGLSVLTDVHEASQCAEVAQAVDVLQIPAFLCRQTDLLLAAAATGKVVNVKKGQFLAPWDMANVVSKITGAGNANVLVTERGASFGYNTLVSDMRALPILARTTGAPVIFDATHSVQQPGGKGTSSGGEREFVPVLARAAVAVGVAGVFIETHPDPDHAPSDGPNMVPLRDFEALVRRLMQFDALAKTAT
- a CDS encoding PAAR domain-containing protein; protein product: MRISLVLGAAAALSAISGLAHGQANSQPGVVTSGAAGVTINGKPAARSGDTTSNGGPLVEGVPNVLINGKPAVVMGDRTHCGGKTTSGSHGVFINGKPMVREGDQTSGCPQ
- a CDS encoding NIPSNAP family protein; this encodes MIYETRVYRCLPGRLLALLKRFETVTLKLWDKHGIRQAGFFTTLVGESNQDLTYLLAWESLAERETKWTAFATDPEWLAARAKTEEDGQIVLTIENQLLVPTAFSSVK